From Pseudorca crassidens isolate mPseCra1 chromosome 7, mPseCra1.hap1, whole genome shotgun sequence, a single genomic window includes:
- the AK1 gene encoding adenylate kinase isoenzyme 1 isoform X2, which yields MEEKLKKTRIIFVVGGPGSGKGTQCEKIVQKYGYTHLSTGDLLRAEVSSGSARGKMLSEIMEKGQLVPLDTVLDMLRDAMLAKVDTSKGFLIDGYPREVKQGEEFERRIGHPTLLLYVDAGPETMTKRLLKRGETSGRVDDNEETIKKRLETYYKATEPVIAFYEKRGIIRKVNAEGSVDSVFSQVCTYLDALK from the exons ATGGAAG agaaactgaagaaaaccaGGATCATCTTTGTGGTGG GCGGGCCTGGTTCGGGGAAGGGCACCCAGTGTGAGAAGATTGTCCAGAAGTACGGCTACACCCACCTCTCCACCGGGGACCTCCTGCGGGCTGAGGTCAGCTCAGGCTCAGCCAGGGGAAAGATGCTGTCGGAAATCATGGAGAAGGGGCAGCTGGTGCCACTG GACACAGTGTTGGACATGCTGCGAGACGCCATGCTGGCCAAGGTAGATACTTCCAAAGGCTTCCTGATCGACGGCTACCCCCGGGAGGTGAAGCAGGGGGAAGAGTTTGAGCGGAGG ATCGGACATCCCACGCTGCTGCTGTATGTGGACGCAGGCCCTGAGACCATGACCAAGCGGCTCCTGAAGCGTGGAGAGACCAGCGGACGTGTGGACGACAATGAAGAGACCATCAAGAAGCGCCTGGAGACCTACTACAAGGCCACAGAGCCCGTGATCGCCTTCTACGAGAAACGTGGCATCATCCGCAAG GTCAATGCCGAAGGCTCCGTGGACAGCGTCTTCTCCCAGGTCTGCACCTACCTGGACGCCCTCAAGTAG
- the AK1 gene encoding adenylate kinase isoenzyme 1 isoform X1, with protein sequence MWACCSAPDARSVEDANAQEKLKKTRIIFVVGGPGSGKGTQCEKIVQKYGYTHLSTGDLLRAEVSSGSARGKMLSEIMEKGQLVPLDTVLDMLRDAMLAKVDTSKGFLIDGYPREVKQGEEFERRIGHPTLLLYVDAGPETMTKRLLKRGETSGRVDDNEETIKKRLETYYKATEPVIAFYEKRGIIRKVNAEGSVDSVFSQVCTYLDALK encoded by the exons ATGTGGGCCTGCTGCTCGGCACCAGACGCCCGCAGCGTGGAAGACGCTAACGCCCAAG agaaactgaagaaaaccaGGATCATCTTTGTGGTGG GCGGGCCTGGTTCGGGGAAGGGCACCCAGTGTGAGAAGATTGTCCAGAAGTACGGCTACACCCACCTCTCCACCGGGGACCTCCTGCGGGCTGAGGTCAGCTCAGGCTCAGCCAGGGGAAAGATGCTGTCGGAAATCATGGAGAAGGGGCAGCTGGTGCCACTG GACACAGTGTTGGACATGCTGCGAGACGCCATGCTGGCCAAGGTAGATACTTCCAAAGGCTTCCTGATCGACGGCTACCCCCGGGAGGTGAAGCAGGGGGAAGAGTTTGAGCGGAGG ATCGGACATCCCACGCTGCTGCTGTATGTGGACGCAGGCCCTGAGACCATGACCAAGCGGCTCCTGAAGCGTGGAGAGACCAGCGGACGTGTGGACGACAATGAAGAGACCATCAAGAAGCGCCTGGAGACCTACTACAAGGCCACAGAGCCCGTGATCGCCTTCTACGAGAAACGTGGCATCATCCGCAAG GTCAATGCCGAAGGCTCCGTGGACAGCGTCTTCTCCCAGGTCTGCACCTACCTGGACGCCCTCAAGTAG